The nucleotide window ACAGAGGTGAGGGagtgaggctggagaccagctTCTggttcagggacacctccacactcagctaagagaagccggggatcgaactagctaccttccggtgaccagccaacccgctctacctcctgatccACATGCCGCCCCAAGATGACATCACCCGGGACCACTGACCTATAGGACGGCCCACTGTCCTCTAGGTCGGCCCACTGACCAATAGGACGGCCCACTGACAAATAGGACGGCCCACTGACCAATAGGACGGCCCACTGACCAATAGGACGGCCCACTGACCTATACGACGGCCCACTGTCCTCTAGGTCGGCCCACTGACCAATAGGACGGCCCACTGACCTATAGGGCGGCCCACTGACCTATAGGACGGCCCACTGACCTATAGGACGGCCCACTGACCTATAGGACGGCCCACTGACCAATAGGACGGCCCACTGACCTCTAGGACGGCCCACTGTCCTATAGGACGGCCCACTGACCTATAGGACGGCCCACTGTCCAATAGGACGGCCCACTGTCCTATAGGACGGCCCACTGACCAATAGGACGGCCCACTGACCTCTAGGACGGCCCACTGACCTCTAGGACGGCCCACTGACCAATAGGACGGACCACTGACCTGCAGGATGCGCGAGGCCTTGTGCTTGTAGTCCTGCAGCTCCTGCCGGCCCAGCTCGGCGGCGGCCCGGGCGCTCCTCGTCTGCTGCTGCAGGTCGTCGGCGCGGCGCCGCTCCTCGGCCGCCCGCCGCTCCGCCGCCGTCACCGTCTCCGCCAGAGTCTGCCGCTCGGCCTCCGCCCTGGAGAGACGCACCGCGGCCTcgctctgggggagggggagaagagaggggggggagaagtgggggggagagagagagagggggggagggttgggagaagaaagaaagaaagaaagaaagaaagaaagaaagaaagaaagaaagaaagaaagaaagacagaaagaaagaaagaaagaaagaaagaaagaaagaaagaaagaaagaaagagagagagagaagcagtggGTTGCGATGAGGTTCTCCGAGACATAAATAAAGAacaagtgagggggggggaagaggaatAATGTATTGTACGAGTGGAAGCAGGGAAGCACAATGGGAGTCTAACCAGGAACCTCTCGGCTGGAAGTCAACCACCTAACCACTAGGACGATATTGGCTCTTTCTGGGTAAACAGAGCCGAGGCCACGCCCACAGGCCTCCCATTGGCTCCTACCTGCATCTGTCTGTAGTTGTCCTGCTCTCGCCGGAGGGTTAGCTCCGCCTCCCTCAGCCCCTGTTGCAGCGTCTCCAGGGCCTGCGACTGCATGCTGCTGCCTTCTGATTGGTCCTGCAGCAATCTGAAACCAAGAGGGGGTTCGGGGTCAGAAGGCCATCGTCCGGTAGGCTGCGGGACATTGACGCTCGAGCCCGAGACCCTTCCGACTGTTACCGGGACTTCTCGCTCTGCGCCGCCTCCAGTGCCGAGTTGCGGGTCTTCAGCAGCTGGTCGGCCTCGTCCAATCGGATCTTGAGGACCGCCAGCTGGCCGTCTTTGGCAGACAGGGCTTCAGTGAGGTCATCAACCTGCGACCGGAACTCTCGGACCACGCGGTCCGTCGTGGACTGGTCCGAGTTCCACTTGTCGGAGCGGAGGCGGGCCTGGTTCAGATCtagtgtgcggggggggggggggggaagacagaaTCATCATCACAAATGATCACTTCAATCATTGACACAAATTCAACATGTATTAAAGAAGGCACTGATCTGTACAAAGAATGATTTTATAGAATCCACCGCCTTTGACCATTGGATGACTCTTATTGGATGCTATTAAGTGGAACCAAAAGTTTCAAAACGTACAAAAAGCTAAAATTTAGGAGGAAGCCTATATAGACTataccagtggttctcaaactgttCTACTAGTGTACCGCCTCCAAGATATTTTTTAAGCGGAGTACCCCCTTCACCGGCCCAAAAcatctataaaaaaataaataccatTAATTAGGCATGTGCTTTCTATTTGGCAGTTTAGTGAGGAACATGAGCCTGGGCTTCATGCATCTGTTGGCTAATGTCTCCCCTCAAAAGAAGCAAAACGCCAGGGGAGGGTCGGAGCATGGAGAGGGGAACCCCACTCAAATACATTCCTCCTGAAGCTGACCACAGTTTGGTGTTTCTGGACGCGCCCTCTTTTTCAAAGATTCTCCTTCCTCCTTGTTGTCAGATTTACGTATTCAACCACTTGTCCATTTACTCGATTCTCTTTTGTTTAGCTTTCAGATTAGTTATAATTGTACGATTTTTTTACAGGCGAAACCCTTGCACTACTCAAAATTGCCCCCCCAGGGGTATGCGTACCCCCGTTTGAGAACCACCGATATGGACCATACTGTGATACAAGCCTCCATACCTAAAACCTAAAGCCATGTCCCAATCCCCGGTCCCGTGCGGTCGACCTACCCTCCTGCATGGCCTTGGCCCTCTGGATGAGCGAGGCCATCTCCTGGTTGAGGGAGGTCACCTCGTTGCGCAGCAGCTGGTTCTCCAGGCGCAGGCTGGACAGCTCCTGGCTCCGGGACTCATCCGGGAACAGGGGCTCCGGTCGGCCAGAGTCCTGGGGGGCCGACAGCCCGGAGTCTGAGCCGTCGGGGGTGTCTGGGTCGGAGGAAGGTGGAAGGAGGAAAAGGATCAGAATATATAAGAGTTTATAAATATGTTTATGTcggtgggggggaggtaggggggccTTACCCCCTTCCACCCTTActttatgttgtacgtcctggcacttaatgtacacacttatagAACTCAGTTATATAGCATCTTAAGGAGGGATCGgccgatattgattttttttagggccgatcaatcagccttagccgataaccGATACGCTGATAcagattttcttgagccgatactaccctggaaatccagagttctcacgagagcacaatttgaatttgatCAGCGAGTCACTCTGGGAACAAGCCATATACTCGTGTATATTCTGGGCCTCCTCTGAACATTAATCAATCACATCGATCTATCAACATATCACTAATCTTAAGTATCTTGGCTGCATATGGGGAATGGTTAAGttagcaattgttagtgcttggcactttgttctatgaacatccttactgtgccgacagcgatatattgtcgtttctctttcttctgccaaatgtatttatttgaagtcgctttggatgtaAATGTGAGGTGAATATGAGAGCCGGAGCACTGAGATAGTGAGACGGTTAGGGTGAGATGACACtagataaagagagatagagagatagagcgatagCAGCGATGAAGAGAAAGTGAGCGAGATAAACGGATGAAGAGTCGAGAAATAAAGAGATGCAGATTGAGCGATGAAGACAGAGCTAAACAGATGAAGACTTaaagagatgtagagagaggaaaggagcagagaggacgAGTGAGATGTCAGACAGAGTTCGAGCGCAATGAAGAGAGATGGACGCATGAAGATataaagagagatacagagatggAAAgcgacaaagagaaagagagagagagggagagatacacaGACGGAGCTATTGAGAGAGACGTAGAGCGAGATCCCAGAGGGAGAAAAAGCCGCTTCCAAATGGGCTGCCATGACTCCAGACAGCATCCAATCAGCTAAAAGAGGCTCCTACCGCGGCCAGGGTCCCGTGCAAGGCCCTCCTCCGACGTTTTCATGCTGTGCGTCGACAAGGAGCTGAGGCTGGACGCCCGGGAGATCCCGAGGGCGGAGTGGGGCGTGGAGGTCCCGGAGGAGGCCAACGCGCTGGACATGGGTgtggaggtagagggcggaGCTTGGGGCTCCACCACGGGGACAGACACCTTCGGGAGATCTCGCCTCACGTCCTTCCGGTCGCTAGTGGCGGCCGGCGGGTCCGAGCTGTTGAGGAAGTCAAACAGCATGTCGTCGTCCACGTCCTGCTCACTCTTTTTGCGCCTCACAAAACCCGAGGAGGCTCTCCccgtgttggtggaggaggtcgCTCCGACGCTGGAGGAGCCCAGGGGAGTGGTGGTGTCGGGGTTGGTGGAGGAGACGTTACTTGCGTTGGAGAAAAGAGGGGCGTTGGATCTTTTGATGTTGCCAGCTGCCGCGGTGATGAAACCTGGCGGATCGTGGAGCGATTCGTAGTTCTGCTGCATCCCAGGACCGTCCGTCCGGTACCCGGAGGTGGCGTACACGGAGGAGAGCGATGGATCACCTCCGTATTCAGCTGCCAAGGCATTCTCCTTCTGCAGGGCAGTAGCGGCTCCTGCGTCCACTTTGTTTAGGAAATCTTCCGCTTTCCCGGCCAAGTCAGTGAACCAAGACATCCTTCACCCTGAGGGAAGACACATTTCGCCAAGACTTGAGGTGAGTTTTCTGCAACAGCTAACAAGCGAACCAATGCAAGTCGCACGGATTCCAGCTAGGCCTActactacaaacacacaaacagtataAATCTTCTACAAATCGATAAGTCAACGTCAGCGAATGTGGAAGGAATCCACAATAATGTCAACCGCCGTCTGCATCGCCACAACCCGACAATAGTCCCAGTTTAGAGTCAACTATTCTATAGCCGCAGAGCTAACAGCATAGCTAGCCAGGTTCAAAGCAGGCAGTGACATACCGTTCACGACGCGCAGTATAGACAACGGGGAGGTCCGACTGTGTGGCTATCCGGTAGGTTTCATCAGTGAGTGGAAAGAGGTTTATTCAAAGAAAAGAGACGCTGAGTATCATCATCTGTCAAAGAAGAGATTGTTGATCTGCTCTCCCATACGTGGACCAGGAAGTGCTACCGCAAGGACCCCATAACAGAACGCCCCAAACAGGGCCCGACTAAAAATCAACCAATGAGATTGTGCTAAATTGAATAGGCTTTCTATGTGTAGTCACTGTGTCAATATTTGCAGTAAGATCCCACTAAAGTCGTATATGACGGCTCAGTCTTTGGCCCTTATACAGAACTGTCGCAGTCTATGCATTACTTTCAACAGGAAACTAAAAATAGGTCAAATATGAATTACTAAACTATAATAAAATCATACCATTTAAAAATCCCAGACTTATATAAAATAGGTACCCATCTTAATAGACTGTGAAAGAGACAAGGACACAAAAGCGTATGAAACAgtgccttttatttattttcctcgcACTCACTCCAAAATGCATATTTACATAGCATGCCACATCAATACAAGAACCGACTATGGACACAGTCGAGGACACTCTGAGCTGATCGGAGAGCATCGGCGGGAAACGGGTGAACAGGTCTCTCGAAAAAAAacgcaggaaaaaaaaaaagtggaaacAGTATCGATAAaatttattgaaaaaaataaccaCCCAAACGTTTGCTATTAGGAGTCGTTTTATcagattaaaataaaatacaaaacccTCCTCCACGATTTAAAAACGATGGGTTAGCCAGTACGGTGTAGATCGGACAGTGGTGGGATAGAGCACCGACACTGGTTGTCCCGGGAAGACGCGTTAAGTTCTATGGATGCCCTGGTTTTTGACAGTGGTGCTTCAGTGTTGGTCGGATCAGGGGAGCTGGTGAACTCCTATACCGTCTTAAACCTGTAAAATGCCAACGTAAAAGTCCCCCTGCTTAAGTTTCTAAACGCTGTCCTTGTTTAAAAAAGTAAACGCGTCTTTTCAAGGAAGAAGGATAAATTGAAACGGGACTCGCAAGCAGTGACGTAGAGATCAGAATCGCGGGCAGACGAGAAGTTAAATTAACAAAAGTCCTGGAAAGAATTGAAAAAAATACGATTTATTATACGAGTTTTGTATAATGTATGTaatgtgtgtaaaaaaaaaaagaaaaaaaaaaaggacaataaAGCGGACAACAAAATATAACCGGACAGGTTTCCTTCGAGAAAGTTCCATCGAGAGaagggaaaaataataataattttgtcGTTGCTTAATCAGCATTTCCTCTCTGAAGGGTTAAACAGTCTCTTGtatcggcacacacacacacaactttcaCGTTTCCACGCAGTCGCACAATCCTCAatcgctcatacacacacactcccccacacacacacacacacacacacacacacacacacacacacacacacacacacacacgcttatacATGCAATGTAGTTCTGAGGCCGAGAGATCAGTCTTGGAGGCTAGCTGGATCCATTAGGAGCCTGATTCACCTGTAGTGGCCATCTTGGATGTAAACCCTAACTGCAAGCATttagatccaagatggccgcccgggagccggggagggtgggggctgAGATGGGTCGGTGGTGGAGGGCTAGATGAGGCCCCTCCTCTTCTTGTAGTCCTCCAGGTTTAGGGAGCGGCGTGGGGCGCCGTCCTTCACCGGCAGAGCGTTTGAGCTCACCGACAGAGACTTGGCCTCTGCAATACGACGACACAGACGGACAACGGATTAAACCACATACCTTCTTCTATTCGTAATCGCTCTAGACTCTCCTGAACTGATGCCCCTGAACTGATTATCGAtttaatctttatttttctttaggCTATATTAAAAACTCCCATTGGTAGAAAATACCAATACCAATTGGTATTTTCTACCAATGGGAGTTTTTAATATAGcctaaagaaaaataaagattaaaTCGATAATTGATCACTAATTATATCGATGATCAATCAAGGACACTACGACACTAAaaaaatctgtaaaaaaaacaacagaataaACGGGTCCTCTGTGCACCTGCGTTGGGAACCTGCAGGTCGATCTTGACGTCAAAGTCATGGACTTTGAAGAGGTCCTCAGAGAGGTCGCTGTGGATCTTGGCTGCGTCTCGCTCCCGCTGGATGGCTAAGAGCTGAACCAAGACAAAAGCATGGGTATTGTGTCGTCATTGGGGAGCCTTCTTTCAAACTCTGGCTAGTTACAGGTATCAATACAATTGCaataattgatttgatttaactTGTTGTTTAGAGCAAAAACATTAACATTCAAATAAGTACAACTCAAAACGAAACTAAAATAGTTTGAAAtcatcaaagaaaacaaaaaagcaaaaaTAGACAGTAGCACCATCTATAGGTGGACTTTGGTATTGCAAAAATATACAATTGAAAACCAAACTCACCTTGTTCTTGTCCAAGGCGTTGGGGTCCATGATGGACGAGCCGGAGCCGTACTTCTGGTCAAGGTGGGCCAGGATGGCTATGTGCACGGAGGGGTCCCGGGCCtgcgccgacacacacacacacacacaacaccagagGTTTACATCGGCCCCCGTCCTGGTGGAATACCCCCCACAGCGCGACCCCACTACAGTGGTTTCAACGCGCTCCAAGGACCCGGGCGCGTGGTCGGTGGGGTGCTCCATTCCCAGCCCGGAGGTACCGGGTTCCATCCGCCCAGCGCTGCGGTCTGGCTGCAGGCGGCCGTGAGCAACCAAACCCCAGGGTTCCAAGACCAAACCTGTCCTCCCCTAGAGGACTCAGCAGAGAGGTCCTCAGAAGAACCCCCTTCTCCCCAAGGAGACTCAGTAGGGAGGTACTAAGGAGAACCCTGTTCTCTTCTAGAGGACACAGCAGAGCGGTTCTAAGGGAGACTCAACAGAGTGGTTCTTACGTTGGACACCATGGTGGGCTTGCACTGTCTTCGCGTGAACGGGTCCATCTGTTGGTTCTTGGTGTTCTGTCCTTCGGCCTATGAggaagcagaaaaaaaaaaaaaaaaaaggtcagcTGACCTGTTCACTAGCCAATGAGGGCTCTCCGTAGTTCCGAGCAGCAGACGGGCTCGTGATCGGGACTTACGACAAGCGCTTTCTCCGACTCTACGATGTTCCAACTCCGGTTCCTCTGGTTGatgtagctggagagagagagacgagcgGGAGACCAACACGGTTAACACACCAAGGAGGACGAGCCAAAAAGAGTTGTGCAAATGTTGACGGCAACTTAGATTTTTTGGTCACTTTACAGACTGCATTGTTTACAGGCACTTTACAGACTGCATTGTTTAGTCACTTTACAGACTGCATTGTTTACAGGCACTTTACAGACTGCATTGTTCAGTCACTTTACAGACTGTATTGTTTACAGGCACTTTACAGACTGCATTGTTTAGTCACTTTACAGACTGTATTGTTTACAGGCACTTTACAGACTGCATTGCTACAGTCACATTACAGACTGCATTGTTTACAGGCACTTTACAGACTGCATTGCTACAGTCACTTTACAGACTGCATTGTTTACAGGCACTTTACAGACTGCATTGCTACATTCACTTTACAGACTGCATTGTTTACAGGCACTTTACAGACTGTATCGCTGGATTGCTCAAAGAGGATCCCGGCAGTCGACTGACCTGATGGCGGAGATGTTCTTCGTCCTCTGACGGTCCAACATCTCTGCCCTCTCCTCCAGCGTGTTCAGCTCTTCCTGGATCCCCTTGGCTTTCTCCCCGTCCCCACTCTCCTCCGCCATGGCCTTTGatcaaatgcaaaaaaaaaaatttttttaatCATCTATTCGCATTGCGCAGATGTTTGTGCATGACGTCGTAGTTAAGGCGGCAGGTGTGTGTTGCTTAGGCGGCCGCAAAAGCTGCAAAGTGCTGTGGGAAAACCCTGGAGATTAAGTGAGGTTTGCGTTCTTATGGTGCTGCCGCTCGGTACCTTGTCTTTGAAGAGTTGGGTTTTCTTCATGGCGTAGTTCGACGGCGCCTTTCGGAACCGGTCCTTCTCCTTCACGATCTGTCGGCAACAACCgtaagataaaaaaaagttattcttTGGGGTGCCTCGGTATAATGAGGAGAAAACACAGAGAGGCCAGCAGAAATAGAATACAATAGAATATAattctctttattgtcattgcacatcgTACAGCGAAATTTAAGTAATCCAGACGGTAAGATTCACAACAAAATAtaagagtaaaaaatatatgcataacAAATGAAGATCAAATATACAGATAAATAAGAATAGCAGCTGAGGTTATTGGTATTGCAAagtagttgggggggggggggggacactcaCGTCCTCTATGTCTTTATCGTTGAACTTGTGGTTCATGGCCTCTTTGATGGACTGCTCCTTCTTGGTGATCTCGTCCAGAGTCGGGACCTGCATGCTGGCGACGACCATCTGCACAGAAAAGACAGAATGTCAGGCGTTAATCAGGCGTTTACCAGCTGCTCCTGGTTGGGACACGAGGACAGAAACCATCTTTAatggtgacatattataccaccaggtgtgagggtgattagccgttacaagccgttttgaaaatctgccacaagtgggcgtgtccacctagacgtaTGACggacacatctaggtggacacgtcgACCTAGACGTATGACggacacatctaggtggacacgtcgACCTAGACGTATGACggacacatctaggtggacacatcCACCTACACGTATGACGgttacatctaggtggacacgtccacttgtgatgtcagaggaggctgattttcaaaacggcttgtaacagctaatcgCCCTCACAgccggtggtataatatgtcacctttaatacaTTTTAGCGGAACGGAGATGAGCCACCATGAAACCCAAGGAACTGGATTCATGTGGATGAGTAGAGGACATTCCAACAACATATTCAGAATCAGCTTTGGTTGTCCACTTACAGCCTCCTTCCACTTCATGAACTCGTTGTCCGTAAACTCCTGATTCGAAACAAACTCGAGCCGGAAGACCCTCGTGTCGCCACCGTGCCTGAGGGATCAGAGTTAAAAAAAGGTTCAATACCGAAGTCCTAAACGCAGTTGCGACAGAAAATCAGCTAGGATAGATTAAATCCTGGAGGTGCCGACCGTAACTGCAGGCCTTTGTTTGTTCTCGTCGTTCCGAGCTGGTACACCTTCGCCGTTTCCACCACGTCCACGATCTCGGCAACCTGGAAAAGATGAACACCGATAATGAAAGTATACCCTGTAGACGTTTAATAAAGATGGAGCGATAATGAAGGTAAAGTATACCCTGTAGACGTTGAAGATGGAGCGATAATGAAAGTATACCCTGTAGACGTTTAA belongs to Gadus chalcogrammus isolate NIFS_2021 chromosome 5, NIFS_Gcha_1.0, whole genome shotgun sequence and includes:
- the golga5 gene encoding golgin subfamily A member 5, coding for MSWFTDLAGKAEDFLNKVDAGAATALQKENALAAEYGGDPSLSSVYATSGYRTDGPGMQQNYESLHDPPGFITAAAGNIKRSNAPLFSNASNVSSTNPDTTTPLGSSSVGATSSTNTGRASSGFVRRKKSEQDVDDDMLFDFLNSSDPPAATSDRKDVRRDLPKVSVPVVEPQAPPSTSTPMSSALASSGTSTPHSALGISRASSLSSLSTHSMKTSEEGLARDPGRDTPDGSDSGLSAPQDSGRPEPLFPDESRSQELSSLRLENQLLRNEVTSLNQEMASLIQRAKAMQEDLNQARLRSDKWNSDQSTTDRVVREFRSQVDDLTEALSAKDGQLAVLKIRLDEADQLLKTRNSALEAAQSEKSRLLQDQSEGSSMQSQALETLQQGLREAELTLRREQDNYRQMQSEAAVRLSRAEAERQTLAETVTAAERRAAEERRRADDLQQQTRSARAAAELGRQELQDYKHKASRILQSKEKLISSLKEGSGLDTLDSGRGAVLELEEMRHEKELQKEEVQRLQGQVHALRAEVQELESQAMSEVETWRQQQMELQDQQAMQIRAKQEAEAELDRHKQELQYLEEESHRTKASLQSRIKDREDEIQKLRNQLTNKALSSSSQVELESRLHQLTETLIQKQTMLEALGTEKSSLAFQLERLEQQLKSAQGGAPSGGQAIHMGSLEGAGARQRATPVLFSDQDSPGMYGQVRKAASTIDRFSIRLGIFLRRYPIARVFVILYIGLLHLWVMIVLLTYTPEMHTDHPGGR